aaataaaagaaattaaaataagtgGATTATAATTAATTTCTCATAAATATTGGAGTTGGAAAGTTGAAATCCAATAACTTaaagaaaaaccaaaacatCAAAAGTTATAATTGAAAGTCagtttcaaagaaagaaaaagagacttatttagtcaaaaaaaaaaaaaaaaatcttaaatttggCAGTTTTCATCTAATTACCATTTTTTAAACTGTTGAAATTTAACTCTTTATTTCAAACCAATAATGTAAAAACGCTTACAAATGAATTggagaaaataaatttaaaaaaaaaaaaaacacacaaaacCCTCATGTGAAATCATGACTTATTCAGCAAACtcattattaattatattcatatcatttatatattttctacGATTACTATATCTTCGATCATTGTAACGTCTCTATCACGATAGTGATATAGTTGGAAGTTTTTccttagcttttttcattaacGAAAATAAACTTCGTTTTAAAATGAAccctttttaattaaaaattatcgtaaattcaaaattttcaattttagaatttatttcttttacttttcACACATGAACAATCATAGGTTGCATCTAATCTCTATCATCGTATACATCCTCCTCAAAAAACACAATTCGATTTTTCTAAAATCTTTGTATCTGCGATAAATTTTTTTCTCGACAACTATTTGGACCTACATGCAACTTGACAACAcccaatttgtttctttttttttctgtatAGAATTAATATTGATAagaaaaggggaaaaggaaCCATATGATTCCTAGGGTATATATGAGGGTAAAAGGTGGATTGGAAAATGCTTAAAAACagcaaaaagaaaatgattaaagaagccaaaaagaaagaaaacaaaattatatattattatataaaaattattatataaaataaacataaaGTCAAACAAAGATATGGGTCCAAATGCATTTAAGGAAGATTTTGGTTTCATCTTAGGAGTCATAGTTCTAACGCATGCTCCTTTACTCTTTCCAAAATTCTTATATTCTCATTCCTAATtaaattctcttttttttttttctttttttctttttataattaaaaaaaaaaagtcattaaTTACTCTCTCTTTTTTAAACTCACAAACCTCAATAATTAACTGATTATTATTCCAACTTGAAACCTCTCTCTCATTCTCTCCCTCTTTaccaattcttttttttttttctgtcttAAAATCCCCCACTTACCCCTTTCTCTTCTGCTCCTCAAGATCGCTGCCATGGAAGATCATCATGAAGATGAAATTTGCAATATCAGTTGGCTTAGCCTTGGTTTGGGATTTGGTGATCAATATGTCCCAAAAAAGATTCAAAAAAACcaacatcaacaacaacaaGTCTCTTTCACTCTCATTCCTAAAGAAGAATTGGAAATtaccaacaacaacaatatggaaattgatgatgatgaagttAATTCaagtgaagaagatgatgatcatcATTTGATGAAGAGGATTAGAAGCAATAATAATATTGTTAATTATGATCATCATCATCGTCAAGATTCTTCCTTCGGATCAATTAGAAGATTATCATCAGATCAATACATCAACAACAACGATATCGTTAATTCTACTAATCATAATTATAAAGGGATTAGTAGCAGTGGATCAGAATTAAGGGAGAGGAAAAAACTTAGGCTTTCTAAAGAACAATCCACTTTATTGGAAGAAAGCTTCAAACTTCACACCACATTGAATCCGGTATGCCCTTTTCTTTTGTCGATAcctattttctcttcttttttatttttcttcccaTTTTTATCAAATACCCATcaattattttgtgaaagaaaatctatattttcttttttttttttaatacccATTTCacctttttcattcttttccatttttatcAAATACCCATCaatttattttatgaaaaatttcgatctttttttattt
The sequence above is drawn from the Cucumis melo cultivar AY chromosome 2, USDA_Cmelo_AY_1.0, whole genome shotgun sequence genome and encodes:
- the LOC103494220 gene encoding homeobox-leucine zipper protein HOX18-like; translation: MEDHHEDEICNISWLSLGLGFGDQYVPKKIQKNQHQQQQVSFTLIPKEELEITNNNNMEIDDDEVNSSEEDDDHHLMKRIRSNNNIVNYDHHHRQDSSFGSIRRLSSDQYINNNDIVNSTNHNYKGISSSGSELRERKKLRLSKEQSTLLEESFKLHTTLNPAQKQALAQQLNLKTRQVEVWFQNRRARTKLKQTEVDCEFLKKCCERLNEENRRLKKELNELRSLKLGASQLYIQLPKAATLTICPSCDQITRTPAAVTAAAVDANSPPQ